One window of the Bradyrhizobium sp. NP1 genome contains the following:
- the dctA gene encoding C4-dicarboxylate transporter DctA, translating to MATTVAGSAPAGAAKPWYRVLYVQVLIAIVLGVIVGWLWPGLATNDWIKALGDGFIKLIKMVIAPIIFCTVVSGIAHIQDASKVGRVGIKALVYFEVVSTFALVIGLVMGNLIQIGHGLAAKPDAAAVASYVKQAEAQKSVDFVLNIIPDSVVGALARGDILQVLLFAILFGFALMAMGERAARLRDIIDDTAHAVFGVIGIVMKAAPLGAFGAMAYTIGKFGPSALGNLVGLILLFYTTAALFVVVVLGLIARFVGFSIFKFIAYIKDELLLVLGTSSSESALPQLMEKLERLGCSKPVVGLVVPTGYSFNLDGTNIYMTLATLFIAQALGVDLTFSQQLTILIVAMLTSKGASGVTGAGFITLAATLSVVNPVLVPGMAIVFSIDKFMSEVRALTNITGNGIATVFVSWWEGELDRERLHANLNKQVDTSDLETAVTTG from the coding sequence ATGGCGACAACGGTCGCGGGCAGCGCGCCGGCTGGTGCGGCAAAACCGTGGTACAGGGTGCTTTATGTTCAGGTGCTGATCGCGATCGTGCTCGGCGTGATCGTCGGCTGGCTGTGGCCGGGGCTTGCCACCAACGACTGGATCAAGGCGCTCGGCGACGGCTTCATCAAGCTGATCAAGATGGTGATCGCGCCGATCATCTTCTGCACCGTGGTTTCCGGCATCGCCCATATCCAGGACGCCAGCAAGGTCGGCCGCGTCGGCATCAAGGCGCTGGTCTATTTCGAGGTGGTCTCCACCTTCGCGCTGGTGATCGGGCTCGTGATGGGCAATCTCATCCAGATCGGCCACGGCCTTGCCGCCAAGCCCGACGCTGCCGCCGTCGCCAGCTACGTCAAACAGGCGGAAGCCCAGAAATCCGTCGATTTCGTTCTCAACATCATTCCCGACAGCGTGGTCGGGGCGCTGGCGCGCGGCGACATCCTGCAGGTGCTGTTGTTCGCAATTCTGTTCGGCTTCGCGCTGATGGCGATGGGCGAGCGCGCGGCGCGGCTGCGCGACATCATCGACGACACCGCGCATGCGGTGTTCGGCGTCATCGGCATCGTCATGAAGGCGGCCCCGCTCGGCGCGTTCGGCGCGATGGCCTACACCATCGGCAAGTTCGGACCCAGTGCGCTCGGCAACCTGGTCGGCCTGATCCTCCTGTTCTACACGACCGCGGCGCTGTTCGTGGTGGTCGTGCTCGGGCTGATCGCGCGCTTCGTCGGCTTCAGCATCTTCAAGTTCATCGCCTACATCAAGGACGAGCTGCTGCTCGTGCTCGGCACGAGCTCGTCCGAAAGCGCACTGCCGCAATTGATGGAAAAGCTCGAACGGCTCGGCTGCTCCAAGCCGGTGGTCGGCCTCGTGGTGCCGACCGGCTATTCCTTCAATCTCGACGGCACCAACATCTACATGACGCTGGCGACCCTGTTCATCGCGCAGGCGCTCGGCGTCGATCTCACCTTCAGCCAGCAACTGACCATCCTGATCGTGGCGATGCTGACCTCGAAGGGCGCGAGCGGCGTCACCGGCGCCGGCTTCATCACGCTCGCCGCGACGCTGTCGGTGGTCAATCCGGTGCTGGTGCCGGGTATGGCGATCGTGTTCTCGATCGACAAGTTCATGAGCGAGGTGCGCGCGCTCACCAACATCACCGGCAACGGCATTGCGACGGTGTTCGTGTCCTGGTGGGAGGGCGAACTCGATCGCGAGCGGCTGCACGCCAATCTCAACAAGCAGGTCGACACCTCCGACCTCGAGACCGCTGTCACGACAGGATAG